A part of Gossypium hirsutum isolate 1008001.06 chromosome A07, Gossypium_hirsutum_v2.1, whole genome shotgun sequence genomic DNA contains:
- the LOC107952953 gene encoding O-acyltransferase WSD1 yields the protein MESANELKWRKQALKPIDTTRRSSSSKSEEEEENKNGQKTGEEEPLSPSSRLFHEPNFNVYVIAIMGCKTRIYPDVVKANLGHTLLRHPRFSSLQVMDERNKGGMKWVRTQVDLEKHVIVPKLDPNIYSPEKFLEDYIYNLSKTSIDESQPLWDLHLLNLRTSESEAVGVFRIHHSLGDGTSLMSLLLACTRQMNDPLALPTVPIKKKQEKKNDHTWFWRITSMFWSTFQVFLNTVVDVFMFTATTLFLKDTQNPLKGPPGVEFTPRRIVYRTVSLDDIKLVKNAMNTTINDVALGITQAGLSRYINRIYGGNNKAEGAIEIDNLPNKIRLRSTLLINIRPSAGIQALADMMEKDGEAKWGNWIGYVLLPFTIARRDDPLDYVRDAKATIDRKKRSLEAIFTFSISELALKLFGVKTASALSHRILSHTTMCFSNLVGPLEEIGFYGHPMAFLAPSSYGQPHALMINFQSYMDKMTIVVSADEGTVPNPHQLCDDIVESLRLIKHAVVTKGLA from the exons ATGGAATCTGCGAACGAGCTCAAATGGAGAAAGCAAGCTCTCAAACCGATTGATACGACGAGAAGATCATCATCAAGCAAAagcgaagaagaagaagagaataagAATGGCCAGAAAACAGGTGAAGAAGAGCCATTGAGCCCTTCATCTCGTCTGTTTCATGAACCAAACTTCAACGTCTATGTTATAGCCATCATGGGGTGCAAGACTAGAATTTACCCAGACGTTGTCAAAGCTAACTTGGGCCATACTTTGCTTAGACACCCTCGTTTCTCTAGTTTGCAG GTGATGGATGAGAGAAACAAGGGAGGAATGAAATGGGTCCGAACTCAAGTGGATTTGGAAAAACATGTGATTGTTCCAAAGCTTGACCCAAACATTTATTCACCCGAAAAATTCCTGGAGGATTACATTTACAACCTGAGCAAAACCAGCATTGACGAATCGCAGCCTCTTTGGGACCTCCATTTGCTCAACTTAAGAACCTCAGAATCCGAGGCCGTTGGTGTTTTCAGGATCCATCACTCCCTTGGCGATGGCACTTCTCTCATGTCTCTTCTACTCGCTTGTACTCGCCAAATGAATGATCCTCTGGCTTTGCCAACTGTTCCAATCAAGAAGAAGCAAGAAAAGAAGAATGACCATACATGGTTTTGGAGAATTACGTCCATGTTTTGGTCTACTTTTCAGGTGTTTTTGAATACTGTGGTTGACGTTTTCATGTTTACTGCCACCACATTGTTCTTGAAAGACACTCAGAATCCTCTCAAGGGTCCACCGGGTGTTGAATTCACTCCTCGTCGAATTGTTTATAGAACAGTTAGCTTGGATGACATCAAGTTGGTCAAGAATGCAATGAACACT ACCATAAACGATGTTGCTCTGGGGATAACACAGGCTGGTCTGTCCCGCTATATCAACAGAATATATG GTGGGAATAACAAAGCTGAAGGAGCAATTGAAATAGATAATCTTCCAAATAAAATTCGCCTCCGATCAACTTTGCTCATCAACATAAGACCATCTGCAGGAATCCAG GCTTTAGCTGATATGATGGAGAAGGATGGTGAAGCAAAGTGGGGCAACTGGATTGGTTATGTTCTCCTCCCTTTCACCATTGCGAGAAGGGATGATCCATTAGATTATGTTCGTGATGCTAAGGCCACAATAGACAGAAAGAAACGCTCCCTTGAAGCTATATTCACTTTCTCCATTTCTGAGTTAGCACTCAAGCTTTTTGGCGTTAAG ACGGCAAGTGCTTTGTCCCATAGAATTTTGTCTCATACAACAATGTGCTTCTCGAATCTTGTTGGACCACTGGAGGAAATTGGGTTTTACGGTCATCCTATGGCTTTCCTTGCACCTAGCTCTTATGGTCAACCCCAT GCATTGATGATCAACTTCCAGAGTTATATGGACAAGATGACCATTGTTGTATCGGCAGATGAAGGAACAGTACCCAATCCTCACCAGCTATGTGATGACATAGTGGAATCACTGAGGCTCATCAAGCATGCAGTGGTGACTAAGGGGCTTGCCTAG
- the LOC107952956 gene encoding uncharacterized protein isoform X2: MGSVTVKPSLNTFCFIPKSPKIRCHSPHFSFLKLRPSLVSFPFKSPSDPINSYPKCKIRSFMVNPLLVLVPVLRSIRGLAFSHSQKWASRLHDCITESEEILDQYNGNYLQSGGLGMALLSVTASAKVRISPFVATLAANPTFVSGLFAWFIAQSMKIFLNFFIERKWDFRILFASGGMPSSHSALCTALTTSVAICHGIADSLFPVCLGFSLIVMYDAIGVRRHAGMQAADEQCG, translated from the exons ATGGGCTCTGTCACTGTAAAACCCTCATTAAATACTTTCTGTTTTATTCCCAAGAGTCCCAAAATTCGTTGTCATTCGCCTCACTTCTCATTCCTCAAACTCAGACCTTCCCTTGTTTCTTTCCCCTTTAAATCTCCTTCTGATCCAATAAACTCATATCCCAAATGTAAAATTCGAAGCTTTATGGTTAACCCTTTATTGGTTTTAGTCCCAGTTTTGAGAAGCATCAGAGGCTTGGCTTTTTCGCATTCCCAAAAATGGGCTTCACGTTTGCACGATTGCATTACAGAATCGGAAGAAATTTTAGACCAATACAATGGCAATTATTTGCAAAGTGGAGGTCTTGGGATGGCTTTATTGAGTGTAACAGCTAGCGCTAAAGTTCGGATTAGTCCATTCGTGGCGACATTGGCGGCGAATCCCACGTTTGTTTCTGGTTTGTTTGCATGGTTCATTGCTCAATCGatgaagatttttttaaatttctttatagaGCGGAAATGGGATTTCCGGATATTGTTTGCTTCTGGTGGGATGCCTTCTTCGCACTCGGCTTTGTGTACTGCTTTGACGACATCGGTTGCAATTTGTCATGGAATAGCGGACTCCCTGTTTCCTGTTTGTTTGGGGTTTAGTTTGATTGTTATGTACGACGCCATTGGAGTTAGAAGGCATGCGGGGATGCAAGCTGCG GACGAGCAATGTGGCTAA
- the LOC107952954 gene encoding dynamin-related protein 1B isoform X1 encodes MENLITLVNNIQRACTALGDHGEESALPTLWDSLPAIAVVGGQSSGKSSVLESVVGKDFLPRGAGIVTRRPLVLQLHRIDDGKEYAEFMHLPKKRFTDFTAVRQEISDETDRETGRSKQISSVPIHLSIFSPNVVNLTLIDLPGLTKVAIEGQSETIVQDIESMVRSFIEKPNCIILAISPANQDLATSDAIKIAREVDPKGDRTFGVLTKIDLMDKGTNAVDILEGKSYKLQFPWVGVVNRSQADINKSVDMIAARRREREYFQSSPEYSHLAHRMGSEHLGKMLSKHLETVIKSRIPGLQSLINKTIIELEGELTKLGKPIAADAGGKLYTTMEICRAFDQNFKEHLDGVRAGGEKIYGVFDNQLPAALKRLQFDKHLSIENVRKLITEADGYQPHLIAPEQGYRRLIESCLVTIRGPAEAAVDGVHAILKGIVQKAIAETTELKQYPTLRVEVGNAAFESLERMREESKRATLQLVDMECGYLTVEFFRKLPQDVEKGGNPTHSLFDRYNDSYLRRVGSTVLQYVNMTCASLRNSIPKSIVYCQVREAKRSLLDFFFTELGKKESKQLSKMLDEDPAVQQRRANLAKRLELYRSAQHEIDAVAWSK; translated from the exons ATGGAAAATTTGATAACATTGGTGAATAATATACAGAGAGCGTGTACGGCGCTTGGTGATCATGGCGAAGAAAGCGCATTGCCTACCCTTTGGGATTCCTTGCCTGCCATAGCCGTCGTCGGTGGCCAA AGTTCTGGAAAGTCATCAGTGCTGGAAAGTGTAGTTGGAAAAGATTTTTTACCTCGTGGCGCAG GGATTGTTACAAGGCGGCCTCTTGTGTTGCAACTTCATAGGATCGATGATGGAAAAGAATATGCAGAATTTATGCATCTCCCAAAAAAGAGATTCACCGATTTTA CTGCTGTTAGGCAGGAGATTTCTGACGAGACAGATCGAGAAACTGGTCGTTCCAAACAAATCTCTAGTGTTCCAATCCATCTCAGTATCTTCTCTCCTAATG TGGTGAATTTGACACTGATTGATCTCCCTGGACTTACAAAAGTAGCTATCG AGGGGCAATCTGAAACAATTGTGCAAGACATTGAGAGTATGGTTCGATCATTTATTGAGAAG CCCAACTGTATCATACTTGCAATTTCTCCTGCGAATCAGGATCTTGCCACTTCTGATGCAATAAAGATTGCACGAGAGGTTGATCCAAAAG GAGATAGGACATTTGGGGTTTTAACGAAGATTGATCTGATGGACAAGGGTACCAATGCAGTTGAT ATTCTAGAAGGAAAATCATATAAGCTGCAGTTTCCATGGGTTGGTGTTGTTAACCGCTCTCAAGCTGACATTAACAAGAGTGTTGATATGATTGCTGCTCGGCGTAGAGAGAGAGAATATTTTCAAAGTAGCCCAGAGTACAGTCACCTTGCCCACAGGATGGGTTCTGAGCACTTAGGAAAGATGCTTTCTAAG CATTTGGAAACTGTGATAAAGTCTCGAATACCTGGTCTTCAGTCTCTTATCAATAAGACTATTATTGAACTGGAAGGAGAATTGACCAAACTTGGGAAGCCGATTGCAGCTGATGCTGGA GGGAAGTTGTATACAACAATGGAAATCTGTCGGGCTTTTGACCAAAACTTCAAAGAACATCTTGATGGCGT GCGTGCAGGAGGTGAGAAAATATATGGCGTATTTGATAATCAACTCCCTGCGGCTTTGAAGAGGTTGCAATTTGATAAACATCTTTCAATCGAAAATGTACGGAAGTTAATTACTGAAGCTGATGGATACCAACCACATCTTATAGCCCCTGAGCAAGGATATCGCCGACTTATTGAGTCTTGCTTAGTAACTATAAGAGGGCCTGCTGAAGCAGCTGTTGATGGG GTCCATGCTATACTAAAGGGAATTGTTCAGAAGGCTATAGCTGAGACAACG gAACTAAAGCAATACCCAACTTTGAGAGTGGAAGTAGGGAATGCTGCATTTGAATCGTTGGAGAGAATGAGGGAAGAAAGCAAGAGAGCTACTCTACAGCTAGTTGATATGGAATGTGGTTATCTCACTGTTGAATTCTTCCGGAAGCTTCCTCAAGATGTTGAGAAGGGTGGAAATCCTACACATTCACTATTTGATAGATATAACGATTCCTATCTTCGACGAGTTG GTAGCACTGTCCTGCAATACGTGAATATGACTTGTGCAAGTTTGAGGAACTCTATCCCCAAGTCAATTGTTTATTGTCAAGTTCGTGAGGCCAAACGCAGCTTGCTTGACTTCTTTTTCACCGAATTGGGTAAGAAAGAG TCGAAACAGTTGAGTAAGATGCTGGATGAGGATCCAGCAGTTCAACAACGTCGTGCCAACCTTGCAAAGCGACTAGAATTGTACAGGAGCGCACAACATGAGATCGATGCTGTTGCCTGGTCCAAGTAG
- the LOC107952956 gene encoding uncharacterized protein isoform X1, protein MGSVTVKPSLNTFCFIPKSPKIRCHSPHFSFLKLRPSLVSFPFKSPSDPINSYPKCKIRSFMVNPLLVLVPVLRSIRGLAFSHSQKWASRLHDCITESEEILDQYNGNYLQSGGLGMALLSVTASAKVRISPFVATLAANPTFVSGLFAWFIAQSMKIFLNFFIERKWDFRILFASGGMPSSHSALCTALTTSVAICHGIADSLFPVCLGFSLIVMYDAIGVRRHAGMQAAVLNMIVEDLFQGHPISQRKLKELLGHTPSQVFAGAMLGIVVACICCQGCLATT, encoded by the exons ATGGGCTCTGTCACTGTAAAACCCTCATTAAATACTTTCTGTTTTATTCCCAAGAGTCCCAAAATTCGTTGTCATTCGCCTCACTTCTCATTCCTCAAACTCAGACCTTCCCTTGTTTCTTTCCCCTTTAAATCTCCTTCTGATCCAATAAACTCATATCCCAAATGTAAAATTCGAAGCTTTATGGTTAACCCTTTATTGGTTTTAGTCCCAGTTTTGAGAAGCATCAGAGGCTTGGCTTTTTCGCATTCCCAAAAATGGGCTTCACGTTTGCACGATTGCATTACAGAATCGGAAGAAATTTTAGACCAATACAATGGCAATTATTTGCAAAGTGGAGGTCTTGGGATGGCTTTATTGAGTGTAACAGCTAGCGCTAAAGTTCGGATTAGTCCATTCGTGGCGACATTGGCGGCGAATCCCACGTTTGTTTCTGGTTTGTTTGCATGGTTCATTGCTCAATCGatgaagatttttttaaatttctttatagaGCGGAAATGGGATTTCCGGATATTGTTTGCTTCTGGTGGGATGCCTTCTTCGCACTCGGCTTTGTGTACTGCTTTGACGACATCGGTTGCAATTTGTCATGGAATAGCGGACTCCCTGTTTCCTGTTTGTTTGGGGTTTAGTTTGATTGTTATGTACGACGCCATTGGAGTTAGAAGGCATGCGGGGATGCAAGCTGCG GTTCTTAATATGATCGTTGAGGACCTATTTCAAGGGCATCCAATTAGTCAAAGAAAACTCAAGGAACTTCTTGGCCACACACCGTCACAGGTCTTTGCAGGAGCTATGCTTGGGATTGTGGTAGCTTGTATATGCTGCCAAGGTTGCTTGGCTACAACCTAG
- the LOC107952954 gene encoding dynamin-related protein 1B isoform X2 produces MENLITLVNNIQRACTALGDHGEESALPTLWDSLPAIAVVGGQSSGKSSVLESVVGKDFLPRGAGIVTRRPLVLQLHRIDDGKEYAEFMHLPKKRFTDFTAVRQEISDETDRETGRSKQISSVPIHLSIFSPNVVNLTLIDLPGLTKVAIEGQSETIVQDIESMVRSFIEKPNCIILAISPANQDLATSDAIKIAREVDPKGDRTFGVLTKIDLMDKGTNAVDILEGKSYKLQFPWVGVVNRSQADINKSVDMIAARRREREYFQSSPEYSHLAHRMGSEHLGKMLSKHLETVIKSRIPGLQSLINKTIIELEGELTKLGKPIAADAGGKLYTTMEICRAFDQNFKEHLDGVRAGGEKIYGVFDNQLPAALKRLQFDKHLSIENVRKLITEADGYQPHLIAPEQGYRRLIESCLVTIRGPAEAAVDGVHAILKGIVQKAIAETTELKQYPTLRVEVGNAAFESLERMREESKRATLQLVDMECGYLTVEFFRKLPQDVEKGGNPTHSLFDRYNDSYLRRVDKGER; encoded by the exons ATGGAAAATTTGATAACATTGGTGAATAATATACAGAGAGCGTGTACGGCGCTTGGTGATCATGGCGAAGAAAGCGCATTGCCTACCCTTTGGGATTCCTTGCCTGCCATAGCCGTCGTCGGTGGCCAA AGTTCTGGAAAGTCATCAGTGCTGGAAAGTGTAGTTGGAAAAGATTTTTTACCTCGTGGCGCAG GGATTGTTACAAGGCGGCCTCTTGTGTTGCAACTTCATAGGATCGATGATGGAAAAGAATATGCAGAATTTATGCATCTCCCAAAAAAGAGATTCACCGATTTTA CTGCTGTTAGGCAGGAGATTTCTGACGAGACAGATCGAGAAACTGGTCGTTCCAAACAAATCTCTAGTGTTCCAATCCATCTCAGTATCTTCTCTCCTAATG TGGTGAATTTGACACTGATTGATCTCCCTGGACTTACAAAAGTAGCTATCG AGGGGCAATCTGAAACAATTGTGCAAGACATTGAGAGTATGGTTCGATCATTTATTGAGAAG CCCAACTGTATCATACTTGCAATTTCTCCTGCGAATCAGGATCTTGCCACTTCTGATGCAATAAAGATTGCACGAGAGGTTGATCCAAAAG GAGATAGGACATTTGGGGTTTTAACGAAGATTGATCTGATGGACAAGGGTACCAATGCAGTTGAT ATTCTAGAAGGAAAATCATATAAGCTGCAGTTTCCATGGGTTGGTGTTGTTAACCGCTCTCAAGCTGACATTAACAAGAGTGTTGATATGATTGCTGCTCGGCGTAGAGAGAGAGAATATTTTCAAAGTAGCCCAGAGTACAGTCACCTTGCCCACAGGATGGGTTCTGAGCACTTAGGAAAGATGCTTTCTAAG CATTTGGAAACTGTGATAAAGTCTCGAATACCTGGTCTTCAGTCTCTTATCAATAAGACTATTATTGAACTGGAAGGAGAATTGACCAAACTTGGGAAGCCGATTGCAGCTGATGCTGGA GGGAAGTTGTATACAACAATGGAAATCTGTCGGGCTTTTGACCAAAACTTCAAAGAACATCTTGATGGCGT GCGTGCAGGAGGTGAGAAAATATATGGCGTATTTGATAATCAACTCCCTGCGGCTTTGAAGAGGTTGCAATTTGATAAACATCTTTCAATCGAAAATGTACGGAAGTTAATTACTGAAGCTGATGGATACCAACCACATCTTATAGCCCCTGAGCAAGGATATCGCCGACTTATTGAGTCTTGCTTAGTAACTATAAGAGGGCCTGCTGAAGCAGCTGTTGATGGG GTCCATGCTATACTAAAGGGAATTGTTCAGAAGGCTATAGCTGAGACAACG gAACTAAAGCAATACCCAACTTTGAGAGTGGAAGTAGGGAATGCTGCATTTGAATCGTTGGAGAGAATGAGGGAAGAAAGCAAGAGAGCTACTCTACAGCTAGTTGATATGGAATGTGGTTATCTCACTGTTGAATTCTTCCGGAAGCTTCCTCAAGATGTTGAGAAGGGTGGAAATCCTACACATTCACTATTTGATAGATATAACGATTCCTATCTTCGACGAGTTG ATAAAGGAGAGCGTTAA